The following proteins are encoded in a genomic region of Streptococcus gwangjuense:
- the hisS gene encoding histidine--tRNA ligase, whose amino-acid sequence MKLQKPKGTQDILPAESAKWQYVEGFAREIFKRYNYAEVRTPIFEHYEVISRSVGDTTDIVTKEMYDFYDKGDRHITLRPEGTAPVVRSYVENKLFAPEVQKPSKFYYMGPMFRYERPQAGRLRQFHQIGVECFGSSNPATDVETIAMAAHFLKEIGIQGVKLHLNTLGNPESRAAYRQALIDYLTPLKETLSKDSQRRLEENPLRVLDSKEKEDKVAVENAPSILDFLDEESQAHFDAVRQMLKNLGVDYIIDTNMVRGLDYYNHTIFEFITEIEGNDLTVCAGGRYDGLVSYFGGPETAGFGFGLGVERLLLILEKQGVALPIENALDVYIAVLGEGANIKALELVQDLRQQGFKAERDYLNRKLKAQFKSADVFAAKTLITLGESEVESGQVTVKNNQTREEVQVSLETISQNFSEIFEKLGF is encoded by the coding sequence ATGAAATTACAAAAACCAAAAGGAACGCAGGATATTTTACCTGCTGAATCTGCCAAATGGCAGTACGTTGAGGGCTTTGCCCGTGAGATTTTCAAGCGATATAACTATGCAGAAGTGCGTACGCCTATTTTTGAGCATTACGAGGTTATCAGCCGCTCTGTCGGAGATACAACGGATATCGTAACCAAGGAAATGTATGACTTCTATGACAAGGGTGACCGCCATATTACTCTCCGTCCAGAAGGAACTGCGCCCGTTGTCCGTTCCTATGTAGAAAATAAACTCTTCGCCCCAGAAGTGCAAAAGCCAAGTAAGTTCTACTACATGGGACCTATGTTCCGTTATGAGCGTCCACAGGCAGGGCGTTTGCGCCAGTTCCACCAGATTGGTGTTGAGTGTTTTGGATCTAGCAATCCAGCTACCGATGTGGAAACAATCGCGATGGCAGCCCATTTCTTGAAAGAAATCGGTATCCAAGGTGTCAAATTGCACCTTAACACTCTTGGAAATCCTGAGAGCCGTGCGGCCTACCGTCAAGCCTTGATTGACTATTTGACACCGCTCAAGGAGACCTTATCTAAAGATAGCCAACGTCGTTTGGAGGAAAATCCTCTCCGTGTCTTGGACTCTAAGGAAAAAGAAGACAAGGTGGCAGTGGAGAATGCGCCTTCTATCTTGGACTTCCTTGATGAAGAAAGTCAAGCTCACTTTGATGCTGTGCGTCAGATGTTGAAAAATCTTGGAGTAGATTACATCATCGATACCAATATGGTGCGTGGTCTGGACTACTACAACCACACGATTTTCGAGTTTATCACTGAGATTGAGGGCAATGACTTGACAGTCTGTGCGGGTGGTCGTTACGATGGTTTGGTTTCTTACTTTGGAGGCCCTGAAACTGCTGGATTTGGTTTTGGACTTGGTGTAGAGCGCCTGCTTCTCATTCTTGAAAAGCAAGGTGTAGCTCTTCCTATCGAAAACGCCCTAGATGTCTATATCGCAGTCTTGGGTGAAGGGGCAAATATCAAGGCCTTGGAATTGGTACAAGATCTTCGCCAACAAGGTTTCAAAGCAGAGCGTGATTACCTCAACCGTAAACTAAAAGCTCAGTTCAAGTCAGCTGATGTCTTTGCGGCTAAGACCCTCATCACCCTAGGAGAGAGTGAAGTCGAAAGCGGACAAGTGACTGTCAAGAACAATCAAACCCGAGAAGAAGTGCAAGTGTCACTTGAGACTATCAGCCAAAACTTCTCAGAAATCTTTGAAAAACTAGGGTTTTAA
- a CDS encoding metal-sulfur cluster assembly factor: protein MRDDIKINDRALALQDQIIEKLEKVFDTDVELDVYNLGLIYEINLDETGLCKIVMTFTDTACDCAESLPIEIVAGLKQIDGIEDVKVEVTWSPAWKITRISRYGRIALGLPPR from the coding sequence ATGAGAGACGATATCAAAATCAATGACCGTGCTTTGGCCTTACAAGACCAAATTATCGAAAAACTAGAGAAGGTTTTTGATACAGATGTGGAATTGGATGTTTACAATCTAGGGCTGATTTATGAAATTAATCTAGACGAAACAGGCCTCTGTAAGATTGTCATGACCTTCACCGACACTGCTTGCGATTGTGCCGAAAGCTTGCCTATCGAAATCGTTGCAGGTCTGAAACAAATTGATGGTATCGAAGATGTCAAGGTTGAAGTTACCTGGTCGCCTGCCTGGAAGATTACACGAATCAGTCGCTACGGCCGTATTGCCCTTGGACTGCCACCTCGTTAA
- the ilvD gene encoding dihydroxy-acid dehydratase, whose translation MTELDKRHRSSIYDSMVKSPNRAMLRATGMTDKDFETPIVGVISTWAENTPCNIHLHDFGKLAKEGVKSAGAWPVQFGTITVADGIAMGTPGMRFSLTSRDIIADSIEAAMGGHNVDAFVAIGGCDKNMPGSMIAIANMDIPAIFAYGGTIAPGNLDGKDIDLVSVFEGIGKWNHGDMTAEDVKRLECNACPGPGGCGGMYTANTMATAIEVLGMSLPGSSSHPAESADKKEDIEAAGRAVVKMLELGLKPSDILTREAFEDAITVTMALGGSTNATLHLLAIAHAANVDLSLEDFNTIQERVPHLADLKPSGQYVFQDLYEVGGVPAVMKYLLANGFLHGDRITCTGKTVAENLADFADLTPGQKVIMPLENPKRADGPLIILNGNLAPDGAVAKVSGVKVRRHVGPAKVFDSEEDAIQAVLTDEIVDGDVVVVRFVGPKGGPGMPEMLSLSSMIVGKGQGDKVALLTDGRFSGGTYGLVVGHIAPEAQDGGPIAYLRTGDIVTVDQDTKEISMAVSEEELEKRKAETTLPPLYSRGVLGKYAHIVSSASRGAVTDFWNMDKSGKK comes from the coding sequence ATGACTGAATTAGATAAACGTCACCGCAGTAGCATTTATGACAGCATGGTAAAATCACCAAACCGTGCCATGCTTCGTGCGACTGGTATGACAGATAAGGACTTTGAAACACCGATTGTGGGAGTGATTTCGACTTGGGCGGAAAATACACCATGTAACATTCACTTGCATGATTTCGGGAAATTGGCCAAAGAGGGTGTCAAATCTGCAGGTGCTTGGCCTGTGCAGTTTGGGACTATCACGGTAGCGGACGGGATTGCCATGGGAACGCCTGGTATGCGTTTCTCTTTGACATCTCGTGATATCATTGCAGACTCAATCGAGGCGGCTATGGGTGGTCACAATGTGGATGCCTTTGTCGCTATCGGTGGCTGTGATAAGAACATGCCTGGTTCTATGATTGCCATTGCCAATATGGATATCCCAGCTATTTTCGCCTATGGTGGAACCATTGCACCGGGAAATCTTGATGGCAAGGACATTGACTTGGTTTCTGTCTTTGAGGGTATCGGAAAATGGAATCACGGTGACATGACAGCTGAGGACGTTAAACGTCTTGAATGTAATGCCTGCCCTGGCCCTGGTGGCTGTGGTGGTATGTACACTGCTAATACCATGGCGACAGCTATCGAAGTTTTGGGTATGAGTTTGCCAGGTTCTTCATCTCACCCAGCTGAATCAGCTGATAAGAAAGAAGATATCGAAGCAGCAGGACGTGCTGTTGTTAAGATGTTGGAGCTCGGTCTCAAACCGTCAGATATCTTGACTCGTGAAGCCTTTGAAGATGCCATCACTGTAACTATGGCTCTCGGTGGTTCTACAAACGCCACTCTTCACTTGCTTGCCATTGCCCATGCTGCCAATGTTGACTTGTCACTTGAGGACTTCAATACGATCCAAGAGCGTGTGCCTCACTTGGCTGACTTGAAACCATCTGGTCAGTATGTCTTCCAAGACCTTTACGAAGTCGGTGGTGTGCCTGCGGTTATGAAGTACTTGTTGGCAAATGGTTTCCTTCACGGGGACCGTATCACATGTACTGGTAAGACTGTCGCTGAGAACTTGGCTGACTTTGCAGACCTCACTCCAGGTCAAAAAGTCATCATGCCACTTGAAAATCCAAAACGTGCAGACGGTCCGCTTATCATCTTGAACGGGAACCTTGCTCCTGATGGTGCGGTTGCCAAGGTATCAGGTGTTAAAGTGCGTCGTCACGTTGGTCCAGCTAAAGTCTTTGACTCAGAAGAAGATGCGATTCAGGCCGTTCTGACAGATGAAATCGTTGATGGCGATGTAGTCGTTGTTCGTTTTGTTGGACCTAAGGGTGGTCCTGGTATGCCTGAGATGCTGTCACTTTCATCAATGATCGTTGGTAAAGGTCAAGGAGACAAGGTTGCCCTCTTGACGGATGGCCGTTTCTCTGGTGGTACTTATGGTCTGGTTGTTGGACATATCGCTCCTGAGGCTCAGGATGGTGGACCAATTGCCTACCTTCGTACAGGCGATATCGTTACGGTTGACCAGGATACCAAAGAAATTTCTATGGCCGTATCGGAAGAAGAGCTTGAAAAACGCAAGGCAGAAACAACCTTGCCACCACTTTACAGCCGTGGTGTCCTCGGAAAATATGCCCATATCGTATCATCTGCTTCACGCGGAGCCGTGACAGACTTCTGGAATATGGACAAGTCAGGTAAAAAATAA
- a CDS encoding transketolase family protein has protein sequence MMRSTKELRHVYRDFLLEANQSYSDIVVLEADLSSSMATNNLEKDFGDRYVNVGIMEAEMVGLAAGLSIQGFRPYLHTFGPFASRRVFDQLFISLGYAQLDATVIGSDAGVTAEMNGGTHMPFEEIGLLRLIPKSIIFEATDDIQFREILNQTLELKGLKYIRTIRKAPEAVYQGGEDFSKGYIELRHGEDVVIVASGIMVAPSVRVADELSKLGYSVGVIDLFRIKPIPEQIKTILGGKTIFTVENHNQIGGIGSALCELFSDDEMTKIHRMGVQERFGQVGKMDYLLNEYGLSESNIKEKVLEFYNAR, from the coding sequence ATGATGAGAAGTACGAAAGAATTACGGCATGTATATAGAGATTTCCTTCTAGAAGCTAACCAAAGTTATTCTGATATAGTAGTTTTAGAAGCAGACTTGTCAAGTTCGATGGCTACTAATAATCTTGAAAAGGACTTTGGAGACCGTTATGTGAATGTTGGGATCATGGAAGCAGAAATGGTCGGGCTTGCAGCAGGTTTATCTATTCAGGGGTTTAGACCTTATCTTCATACATTTGGCCCTTTTGCTTCACGAAGAGTATTTGATCAATTATTTATTTCTCTTGGGTACGCACAATTGGATGCCACTGTGATTGGCTCAGATGCAGGAGTAACGGCAGAGATGAATGGTGGAACACATATGCCATTTGAAGAAATTGGATTGTTACGTTTAATTCCTAAATCAATCATTTTTGAAGCAACTGATGATATCCAATTTCGTGAAATCTTGAACCAGACATTAGAATTAAAAGGACTAAAATATATTCGAACAATTAGAAAAGCTCCAGAGGCTGTGTATCAAGGTGGAGAAGATTTTTCTAAAGGCTACATTGAGTTAAGACACGGTGAAGATGTTGTAATCGTTGCTTCTGGTATAATGGTTGCTCCAAGTGTTCGAGTTGCGGATGAGCTGTCCAAATTAGGTTATTCAGTAGGCGTGATAGATTTATTTAGAATCAAACCGATACCAGAACAGATAAAAACAATATTAGGTGGAAAAACTATATTTACTGTAGAAAACCACAATCAGATAGGTGGAATTGGCAGCGCCTTATGTGAATTATTCTCTGATGATGAAATGACAAAAATTCATCGGATGGGTGTTCAAGAAAGATTCGGTCAAGTAGGGAAAATGGATTATCTTCTTAATGAGTATGGTTTGAGTGAATCGAATATAAAAGAGAAGGTTCTAGAGTTTTATAATGCAAGATAG
- a CDS encoding transketolase: MILSENREDELRKFATKIRLNTLRTLNHLGFGHYGGSLSIVEVLAVLYGEIMPMTPEIFASRDRDYFVLSKGHAGPALYSTLYLNGFFDKEFLHSLNTNGTKLPSHPDRNLTPGIDMTTGSLGQGISVATGLAYGQRIRKSPFYTYAIVGDGELNEGQCWEAIQFASHQQLSNLIVFVDDNKKQLDGFTKDICNPGDFVEKFSAFGFESIRVNGSDIREIYEGIVQLKQSNNPSPKCIVLDTIKGQGVRELEEMKSNHHLRPTVEERQMLTSVVERLSQELEETE, translated from the coding sequence ATGATTTTAAGTGAAAATAGAGAAGATGAGTTAAGAAAATTTGCAACAAAAATCCGATTAAATACTCTTAGAACATTGAATCATCTTGGATTCGGCCATTATGGAGGGAGTCTGTCTATAGTAGAAGTTTTAGCAGTGCTTTATGGTGAAATAATGCCGATGACTCCAGAAATATTTGCGTCACGAGATAGAGATTATTTTGTTTTATCCAAGGGACATGCTGGACCAGCTTTGTACAGCACACTCTATTTGAATGGTTTCTTTGACAAAGAATTCTTACATTCTTTAAATACAAATGGAACCAAATTACCGTCTCATCCTGATAGAAATCTAACGCCGGGCATAGATATGACAACTGGCTCTTTAGGACAGGGAATTAGTGTTGCAACCGGACTTGCATATGGTCAGAGAATAAGAAAAAGTCCCTTTTATACCTATGCTATTGTTGGAGATGGTGAGTTAAATGAGGGACAATGTTGGGAGGCTATACAGTTTGCTTCTCATCAACAGTTATCTAATTTAATTGTATTTGTAGACGATAACAAAAAACAATTAGATGGTTTTACAAAGGATATTTGTAATCCAGGTGATTTTGTAGAAAAATTCTCAGCATTTGGGTTTGAATCCATTAGGGTCAATGGTTCAGATATTAGAGAAATTTATGAAGGGATTGTCCAATTAAAACAGTCAAATAATCCATCACCTAAGTGTATTGTATTAGATACTATTAAAGGTCAAGGGGTTCGAGAGCTGGAAGAAATGAAATCCAATCATCATCTTCGCCCTACTGTAGAGGAGAGACAAATGTTAACTTCAGTTGTAGAAAGATTAAGTCAGGAATTGGAGGAAACAGAATGA
- a CDS encoding PTS ascorbate transporter subunit IIC, giving the protein MMKFILDIVSTPAILVALIAILGLVLQKKKLPDIIKGGIKTFVGFLVVSGGAGIVQNSLNPFGTMFEHAFHLSGVVPNNEAIVAVALTTYGSATAMIMFAGMVFNILIARFTRFKYIFLTGHHTLYMACMIAVILSVAGFTSLPLILLGGLALGIIMSISPAFVQKYMVQLTGNDKVALGHFSSLGYWLSGFTGSLIGDKSKSTEDIKFPKSLAFLRDSTVSITLSMAIIYIIVAIFAGSEYIEKEISNGTSGLVYALQLAGQFAAGVFVILAGVRLILGEIVPAFKGISERLVPNSKPALDCPIVYTYAPNAVLIGFISSFVGGLVSMAIMIASGTVVILPGVVPHFFCGATAGVIGNASGGVRGATIGAFLQGILISFLPVFLMPVLGGLGFQGSTFSDADFGLSGIILGMLNQFGSQAGIVIGLVLILAVMFGVSFIKKPSAKEE; this is encoded by the coding sequence ATGATGAAGTTCATATTGGATATTGTTAGTACACCAGCTATTTTAGTAGCTTTAATTGCAATCTTAGGATTAGTTCTTCAGAAGAAGAAATTACCTGATATTATTAAAGGTGGAATTAAGACTTTTGTTGGTTTCTTAGTTGTATCTGGTGGTGCAGGAATTGTACAAAATTCTTTGAATCCATTTGGTACCATGTTTGAACATGCTTTTCATTTATCTGGAGTTGTACCGAATAATGAAGCAATTGTAGCTGTAGCTTTAACAACATATGGCTCAGCTACTGCAATGATTATGTTTGCAGGTATGGTATTCAATATCTTAATTGCTCGTTTTACTCGATTCAAATATATCTTTTTAACAGGGCACCACACTCTATATATGGCGTGTATGATTGCGGTCATTTTATCAGTTGCTGGCTTTACTAGTTTGCCTCTTATCTTACTAGGAGGATTAGCACTCGGTATTATTATGAGTATTTCTCCAGCATTTGTACAAAAATATATGGTTCAATTAACTGGAAATGACAAGGTGGCTTTAGGTCATTTCAGTTCTTTGGGATATTGGTTGAGTGGTTTCACTGGTAGCCTTATCGGTGACAAATCAAAATCAACAGAGGACATTAAATTTCCAAAGAGTTTAGCTTTTTTACGTGATAGTACTGTTAGCATTACTTTATCCATGGCAATTATTTACATTATTGTAGCTATCTTTGCAGGGTCAGAATATATAGAAAAAGAAATCAGTAATGGTACAAGTGGTCTAGTTTATGCTTTACAATTAGCAGGTCAATTTGCAGCAGGTGTATTTGTTATTTTAGCAGGTGTTCGCCTTATTTTGGGTGAAATTGTTCCAGCCTTTAAAGGTATTTCAGAGCGTCTTGTACCTAATTCAAAACCTGCTTTGGATTGTCCGATTGTTTATACTTATGCACCTAATGCAGTCCTAATTGGATTTATCTCTAGTTTTGTTGGTGGTTTAGTAAGTATGGCAATTATGATTGCTTCAGGAACGGTTGTCATCTTACCAGGCGTTGTGCCTCATTTCTTCTGTGGAGCGACTGCAGGTGTCATTGGGAATGCATCTGGTGGTGTTCGTGGAGCCACTATTGGAGCATTTTTACAAGGTATTTTAATTAGTTTTCTTCCAGTCTTTTTAATGCCAGTTTTGGGAGGACTTGGTTTCCAAGGGTCAACTTTCTCAGATGCAGATTTTGGTCTATCAGGAATTATTTTAGGAATGTTGAATCAATTTGGCTCACAAGCAGGCATTGTTATTGGTCTTGTTCTTATTCTAGCAGTTATGTTTGGAGTATCCTTTATTAAAAAGCCATCTGCAAAGGAGGAATAA
- a CDS encoding PTS sugar transporter subunit IIB, producing the protein MLKIGTACGSGLGSSFMVQMNIESVLSDLNVSDVEVEHYDLGGADPNAADIWIVGRDLADSASHLGDVRILNSIIDMDELRELITKLCEEKGLI; encoded by the coding sequence ATGTTAAAAATTGGTACAGCTTGTGGTTCAGGATTAGGTTCAAGTTTTATGGTACAGATGAATATTGAATCTGTATTGAGTGATTTGAATGTTTCAGATGTAGAAGTTGAACACTATGATTTAGGTGGAGCAGATCCAAATGCAGCTGATATTTGGATTGTTGGTCGTGATTTAGCTGATTCAGCTAGTCATCTTGGAGATGTTCGTATCTTAAATAGTATTATTGATATGGATGAACTACGAGAATTAATTACTAAACTTTGTGAAGAAAAAGGACTTATTTAG
- a CDS encoding BglG family transcription antiterminator — translation MFDYRALVILMTLMDHCELSLYELSVKVSLPIKEVKEGIDYLVPYLANKGIVLDKKQGRYSLSNRTKQSLTDIIKSDGLVLPKSTRLALIYLYTFCRLDFISNNHYQDFLKVSKNTTLSDIQSLRKIMLDNDLELGYSRAKGYTLHGSEWNKHRLAFQMVSELLESSIGIWGLDYVLSSWGYSLTYDLIDQVVKDYYEKLQIVPIVNQLKVCLFGLVFIICRYQRDVERVCLSETLVSPIIQDITTILLDTVVDLGIIDTVFSEDDYRYVTVLLSSCFEGEVDVAPVYFNQLTEAIISRMEDISLLHFKQREALRENLRRHLIPAYYRLKFGLPSSNEYVLHVKEHYPDLFELVKDSLTPLMDAIDKPIPDSETAYFVIHFGGYLKNADNLPQKCYKAAIICPNGISSSLMIKENLLALFPQIEFIGTSKIDDLYAKTSSDYDMVFSTIKVDTEKPNYLVSVMMTEEQTTQLVELVSKDFPDTGYRDIELNQIISIVRRYSIITQELELKLALKRYLYQEMNRKEVLPLLEELITKETYQVSSEKLGWKEAIRLAAKPLLDQHKITENYPEAMIQKVEEFGPFINLGKGVAIPHARPDEGVNEIGMSMLVLEEPIYLLDNPEQEVRLLICIAAIDNESHLKALSHLTTILRDKNHVQTLISSKNYDDIEMIIKQED, via the coding sequence ATGTTTGATTATAGAGCACTAGTTATTTTGATGACTTTGATGGATCATTGTGAGCTATCATTATATGAATTATCTGTTAAGGTGAGCTTACCTATAAAGGAAGTCAAAGAAGGAATAGATTATTTAGTGCCTTATCTAGCTAATAAAGGGATAGTGCTGGATAAAAAACAAGGTCGCTATAGTTTATCAAATCGTACGAAGCAGTCTTTGACAGATATTATTAAGTCGGATGGATTGGTTTTACCAAAGTCGACTCGCTTAGCATTAATCTATCTTTACACTTTTTGCCGATTAGATTTTATATCGAATAATCATTACCAAGACTTTTTGAAAGTAAGTAAGAATACAACCTTATCTGATATTCAATCATTAAGAAAGATTATGTTAGATAATGATTTGGAGCTAGGGTACAGTAGAGCAAAAGGTTATACTTTACACGGTTCAGAGTGGAATAAGCACCGTTTAGCTTTTCAAATGGTTAGTGAGTTGCTGGAATCCTCCATAGGGATTTGGGGGTTGGATTATGTTTTATCCAGTTGGGGGTATTCATTAACTTATGATTTGATTGATCAGGTAGTTAAAGATTATTATGAAAAGCTACAGATAGTACCTATTGTTAATCAATTAAAAGTTTGCCTTTTCGGTTTAGTATTCATTATATGTAGGTATCAAAGGGATGTTGAAAGAGTATGTCTTTCAGAGACATTAGTATCTCCTATTATTCAAGATATAACGACTATTTTATTAGATACAGTAGTTGATTTGGGAATTATAGATACGGTATTTTCAGAGGATGATTATCGCTATGTCACAGTTTTATTATCAAGTTGCTTTGAAGGTGAAGTAGATGTTGCTCCGGTTTACTTTAATCAATTAACAGAGGCCATTATAAGTAGAATGGAAGATATTTCTTTGTTGCATTTTAAACAAAGGGAAGCATTGAGAGAAAATCTTCGCCGCCACCTTATACCGGCTTACTATAGATTAAAGTTCGGCTTACCTAGCTCAAATGAATATGTGTTGCATGTCAAAGAACATTATCCTGATTTATTTGAACTAGTAAAAGACTCTTTGACTCCCTTGATGGATGCTATTGACAAACCTATACCTGATAGTGAAACAGCATATTTTGTTATCCATTTTGGAGGTTATTTAAAGAATGCAGACAATTTGCCTCAAAAATGTTATAAAGCAGCAATTATCTGTCCTAATGGAATTAGTTCTTCATTGATGATAAAAGAGAATCTATTAGCATTATTCCCTCAGATTGAGTTTATAGGAACCTCAAAGATTGATGATTTATATGCGAAAACTAGTAGTGACTATGATATGGTTTTTTCTACTATAAAGGTGGATACAGAGAAGCCAAATTATCTAGTTTCTGTTATGATGACGGAAGAACAAACAACACAGTTAGTTGAATTGGTATCAAAAGATTTCCCAGATACAGGTTATCGAGATATTGAGCTTAATCAGATAATTAGTATAGTAAGACGATATAGTATAATCACACAAGAATTAGAGTTAAAATTAGCATTAAAGAGGTATCTCTATCAAGAAATGAACAGAAAGGAAGTGTTACCATTGTTAGAAGAATTAATTACAAAAGAAACTTATCAGGTTAGTTCGGAAAAATTAGGATGGAAGGAGGCAATTCGTTTAGCAGCTAAACCGCTTTTGGATCAACATAAGATAACTGAGAACTACCCTGAGGCAATGATTCAAAAAGTAGAAGAGTTTGGGCCTTTTATTAATTTAGGGAAGGGAGTAGCAATTCCTCACGCTCGGCCAGATGAAGGTGTGAATGAAATAGGAATGTCAATGTTAGTTTTGGAAGAACCGATTTATTTATTGGATAATCCAGAACAAGAGGTAAGATTGTTGATTTGTATTGCAGCCATTGATAATGAGAGTCATTTAAAGGCTTTGTCACATTTAACAACAATTTTAAGAGATAAAAATCATGTTCAAACTTTAATATCATCAAAAAACTATGATGACATTGAAATGATAATTAAACAGGAGGATTAG
- the rpmF gene encoding 50S ribosomal protein L32 produces the protein MAVPARRTSKAKKNKRRTHYKVTAPSVNFDETTGDYSRSHRVSLKGYYKGRKIAKAASAE, from the coding sequence ATGGCAGTACCTGCACGTCGCACCTCAAAAGCGAAGAAAAACAAACGTCGTACACACTACAAAGTAACAGCTCCATCTGTAAACTTTGACGAAACTACTGGAGATTACTCACGTTCTCACCGTGTATCACTTAAAGGATACTACAAAGGACGTAAAATCGCTAAAGCTGCATCAGCTGAATAA
- the rpmG gene encoding 50S ribosomal protein L33, with amino-acid sequence MRVNITLEHKESGERLYLTSKNKRNTPDRLQLKKYSPKLRKHVVFTEVK; translated from the coding sequence ATGCGCGTAAATATTACACTTGAACACAAAGAATCTGGTGAACGCTTGTACCTTACTTCTAAAAACAAACGTAACACTCCAGACCGTCTTCAATTGAAGAAATACTCACCAAAACTTCGCAAACACGTTGTGTTTACAGAGGTGAAGTAA
- a CDS encoding toxic anion resistance protein → MTEFNFDIDQIANNTVAKVDKTTQIIETNTGSDKTLTFLEKLSPEQQEGIKAHVPQLVDQFVTNQNALLDFGQSAVEGVNNTVNRILSEQKKLQIPQVDDLLKNTNRELQGFVVKYKNAEIAELEEKPNFLQRLFNKSKNTLQEFYFDSKTVEQKLDGMAAAVVKQEDVLARNIVSAEMLIEDNTKSIENLVGVISFIEASQTEAGNRAAELKAQADQLDTSTVEYQTKSQELARMAEVVNTLEQQHTEYVSRLYVAWATTPQMRNLVKVSSDMRQKLGMLRRNTIPTMKLSIAQLGILQQSMKSGVVADAIVNANNAALQMLAETSKEVIPQMERIAQSPTVAVESVTKLAESLVAQNQGIVAAIELGRQKRAQLETTIVKSAEMINDSVKLRDEKIVQALLDQGKAAQKEVQE, encoded by the coding sequence ATGACAGAATTTAATTTTGATATTGACCAGATTGCCAATAATACGGTAGCTAAGGTGGATAAAACAACCCAAATCATCGAGACAAATACTGGCTCAGACAAGACCTTGACCTTCCTTGAAAAGTTGAGCCCTGAGCAGCAAGAAGGAATCAAGGCGCACGTGCCTCAGTTAGTAGACCAGTTTGTCACCAATCAAAATGCTCTTTTGGATTTTGGACAATCTGCTGTCGAAGGTGTGAACAATACGGTCAATCGTATCTTGTCAGAACAAAAGAAACTACAGATTCCCCAAGTGGATGATTTACTCAAAAATACCAACCGTGAGTTGCAAGGCTTTGTAGTCAAATACAAGAACGCTGAAATTGCTGAGTTAGAAGAGAAGCCAAACTTTTTGCAACGCTTGTTTAACAAGAGCAAGAATACCCTACAAGAATTTTACTTTGATTCAAAAACAGTGGAGCAAAAGCTAGATGGCATGGCTGCCGCAGTGGTCAAGCAAGAAGATGTGCTAGCTCGAAATATCGTCTCTGCTGAGATGTTGATTGAGGATAATACCAAATCCATTGAAAATCTAGTGGGAGTGATTTCCTTTATCGAAGCCAGCCAGACAGAAGCTGGTAATCGCGCTGCCGAACTGAAAGCCCAAGCTGACCAACTCGATACAAGTACGGTAGAATACCAAACCAAATCACAAGAATTGGCCCGCATGGCTGAAGTGGTCAATACCCTCGAACAACAGCACACTGAGTATGTCAGCCGTCTCTATGTTGCCTGGGCAACAACACCTCAGATGCGCAATCTTGTGAAGGTGTCATCTGATATGCGCCAAAAATTGGGCATGCTTCGTCGCAATACCATTCCAACAATGAAACTTTCTATTGCCCAACTTGGTATTTTGCAACAATCAATGAAATCAGGTGTCGTGGCAGATGCCATTGTCAATGCCAATAATGCTGCCCTTCAGATGCTAGCTGAAACCAGCAAGGAAGTGATTCCGCAGATGGAACGAATTGCCCAAAGCCCGACAGTTGCTGTTGAGTCTGTTACCAAGCTGGCTGAAAGTCTGGTCGCACAAAACCAAGGCATCGTTGCTGCTATTGAATTAGGCCGTCAAAAACGTGCCCAACTAGAAACAACCATCGTCAAGTCCGCAGAAATGATCAATGATTCTGTCAAACTACGCGATGAGAAAATCGTCCAAGCCCTTCTAGACCAAGGCAAGGCCGCCCAGAAAGAAGTACAAGAATAA